The bacterium genomic sequence AGAATTTTTGTTCTCTCTATATGTTTAAGAAATTTATATCCTAACCCTTTCCCTGAAGATGCACCTTCAATCAATCCTGGAATATCAGCTACAATAAAACTTCTTGAATCCCCCATATCAACAACTCCAAGATTTGGCACCAGAGTAGTAAAAGGGTAAGACGCTATCTTTGGTTTTGCTTTTGTTATTTTAGATATTAGGGTAGATTTACCACTATTAGGGTACCCTATAATACCAACCTCTGCAATAAGTTTTAATTCAAGTTTTAAATATTTACTTTCTCCTTCTTGCCCTTTTGTAGCTTTACGTGGCGCCTGATTAATAGAGGATTTAAAACGACTATTCCCCAACCCTCCTCTTCCACCCTCAGCCACAACAAACTCCTCTTTATCTTCAAGTATATCTATCAAAAACTTTTCCTCAGTATCCAGAATCTCCGAGACAACAGTACCGCACGGAACCTTTACTTTTAGGTCTTCTCCATCTTTACCAGCACGGTTAAAACCACTTCCATTCCTTCCATCTTCAGCTGTATAATG encodes the following:
- the obgE gene encoding GTPase ObgE; translated protein: MPKFFDEARIWIKSGTGGDGCIAFRREKNVPKGGPAGGDGGNGGSIIFVADKNVRTLIDFHFRQHYTAEDGRNGSGFNRAGKDGEDLKVKVPCGTVVSEILDTEEKFLIDILEDKEEFVVAEGGRGGLGNSRFKSSINQAPRKATKGQEGESKYLKLELKLIAEVGIIGYPNSGKSTLISKITKAKPKIASYPFTTLVPNLGVVDMGDSRSFIVADIPGLIEGASSGKGLGYKFLKHIERTKILIHLVDLSLPDPISNYNNIREELVRYGQGLSDLPEIVVGNKIDLEIPKDRLEAFKSNFNECYLISAITGEDIKNLIEAVWRKIDES